One region of Ktedonobacterales bacterium genomic DNA includes:
- a CDS encoding CopG family antitoxin — protein sequence MTQQQEQQKSEQHPSRIPHFASREEEAAFWDTHDITEFEDELEPVKVRFGKHLSEEVKKPWH from the coding sequence ATGACCCAGCAGCAAGAGCAACAAAAGAGCGAGCAGCATCCCAGCCGGATTCCTCACTTTGCCAGCCGTGAGGAAGAGGCGGCGTTTTGGGATACGCATGACATCACCGAGTTTGAGGACGAGCTAGAGCCGGTCAAGGTTCGCTTCGGCAAACATCTCTCTGAGGAGGTGAAGAAACCCTGGCATTGA
- a CDS encoding PhoU domain-containing protein, with product MVQKKGSQRLFQRELRQLIEELTEMALVAEELFSASARALVGRDRYLARRVAESAGVGPAEFGETVHARTLELLQEWANVVGNVRSLMMIQQSATELERIGDHARRVATHALALTDGAGPHLPSLGREIGGDLLALIRAVSGQLRGCAEMLAAPDTEGAQGLAAADAEVDRVYLRLVAELQEAMSHTPEWALLLTRLLFAAHEMECIGNRVGNICENISYMLAYWEPAASSKGGSRAAI from the coding sequence ATGGTACAGAAGAAAGGGTCGCAGCGGCTCTTTCAGCGGGAGCTTCGCCAGTTGATTGAGGAGTTGACCGAAATGGCGCTGGTGGCCGAAGAGTTGTTCAGCGCCAGCGCACGCGCGCTCGTTGGGCGTGATCGTTATCTGGCGCGCCGGGTTGCCGAGAGCGCGGGGGTTGGTCCTGCTGAGTTTGGCGAGACGGTACACGCGCGCACGCTGGAACTGCTGCAAGAGTGGGCCAACGTGGTTGGCAACGTGCGCAGCCTGATGATGATTCAGCAATCGGCGACGGAGTTGGAGCGCATCGGCGACCATGCCCGGCGAGTCGCCACGCACGCTTTGGCGTTGACTGACGGGGCAGGCCCACACCTGCCCTCGCTTGGGCGCGAGATTGGCGGTGATCTGCTGGCGCTCATTCGCGCTGTGTCGGGTCAGCTTCGCGGCTGCGCCGAGATGCTCGCTGCGCCCGACACTGAAGGCGCGCAGGGGCTTGCGGCGGCTGATGCTGAGGTTGATCGCGTCTATCTGCGGCTGGTAGCGGAACTTCAGGAGGCGATGTCGCATACGCCGGAATGGGCGCTGCTGCTCACGCGCCTGCTCTTTGCGGCGCACGAGATGGAGTGTATCGGCAACCGCGTTGGCAATATCTGCGAGAATATCAGTTATATGCTGGCTTATTGGGAGCCAGCCGCTTCATCGAAGGGCGGCTCGCGCGCGGCAATCTGA
- a CDS encoding DUF402 domain-containing protein, with protein sequence MSIKVEKLNSQGQVVLSYPAQIAERLPNGVVLDATWTWATRDLGYAIFETGDHFTEYHYTDRWHNICVIHSVHSGRLKGWYCNITRPATMSENIVAAEDLFLDVWVAPDGTWQILDEDEFAADHTLDQPTREAALKALGLLLAQIAAREPPFDEAAGSQ encoded by the coding sequence ATGAGCATCAAAGTCGAGAAATTGAACAGCCAGGGGCAGGTGGTCCTCAGCTACCCAGCCCAAATTGCCGAACGCCTGCCCAATGGTGTCGTCCTGGACGCCACCTGGACCTGGGCAACCCGCGATTTGGGCTACGCCATTTTTGAAACCGGCGATCACTTCACCGAGTATCACTACACAGATCGCTGGCACAACATCTGCGTCATCCACTCCGTTCACAGCGGCAGGCTCAAGGGCTGGTATTGCAATATCACCCGCCCGGCGACCATGAGTGAAAACATCGTTGCTGCCGAAGACCTCTTCCTGGATGTTTGGGTGGCTCCAGACGGAACCTGGCAGATTCTTGACGAAGACGAGTTTGCCGCCGACCACACCCTCGACCAGCCAACCCGCGAGGCTGCGCTGAAGGCGCTGGGTCTCCTGCTGGCTCAGATTGCCGCGCGCGAGCCGCCCTTCGATGAAGCGGCTGGCTCCCAATAA
- a CDS encoding zinc ribbon domain-containing protein, with translation MFCSQCGTAAQAGSHFCGQCGASLLAEDVTSGNRATTPMSVGASVVHPDQSATPASAPTRKQQLQALKLELKRLKLELREMENLQLLQPQQRKQALQQHIFRLEEQILALESQPI, from the coding sequence ATGTTTTGCTCGCAGTGTGGCACAGCGGCGCAGGCTGGCAGCCACTTTTGTGGTCAATGTGGCGCGTCCCTGCTGGCCGAGGACGTGACCAGCGGCAATCGCGCTACCACCCCGATGAGCGTGGGAGCGAGTGTGGTTCACCCTGACCAGTCAGCCACGCCAGCGAGCGCACCCACCCGCAAACAGCAGCTTCAGGCGCTCAAGCTGGAACTCAAGCGCCTGAAGCTGGAACTACGCGAAATGGAGAATCTTCAACTGCTCCAGCCGCAGCAGCGCAAGCAGGCGCTTCAGCAGCACATCTTTCGCCTGGAGGAACAAATCCTGGCGCTGGAAAGCCAGCCCATATAA
- a CDS encoding AMP-binding protein gives MATARANMTDYEAERQHFRWEAPDEFNFAVDVVGKWADDPKKEAMWWVGPDGQERHVTFAEFARRSNQAADAFSKLGIQKGDRVLVMLPRLVEWWESVLGLMKLGAVPIPCTVLLTPKDIQFRAETARPVAIITDHDNAPKYDEVRDQCPSIRGAIIIGSFRPRWTSYAEVVAEGSPTFKPTPTKSTDPCLIYFTSGTVGYPKMVLHTHASYGIGHNVTGKYWLDLRPDDLHWNVSEMGWAKAAWSNLFGPWSQGASMFIQDARGKFNPKETLTFLAKYPISTFCAPPTVYRLLVLEDLKAYPLKALRHCVGAGEPLNPEVIATWQEATGLTIRDGYGQTETVLLCGNFPPLPVKPGSMGKPSPGFYLSVIDDAGNELPPHKEGDIAIKIKPNRPLGLFQEYWNNPDAMTRSFKGDWYITGDRAYKDEDGYFWFVGRADDVIISAGYRIGPFEVESALVEHPAVAESAVVASPDEMRGEIVKAFVILAPGHTASDHLAEELQEYVKKVTAPYKYPREIEFVTELPKTISGKIRRVELRERERARKSGK, from the coding sequence ATGGCAACTGCCAGAGCCAACATGACCGATTACGAGGCCGAGCGCCAGCATTTTCGCTGGGAAGCGCCCGACGAGTTCAACTTCGCGGTGGATGTGGTCGGCAAATGGGCCGATGATCCGAAGAAAGAGGCGATGTGGTGGGTCGGCCCCGATGGACAGGAGCGCCACGTCACCTTTGCCGAGTTTGCCCGGCGCTCCAATCAAGCCGCCGATGCCTTCAGCAAGCTGGGCATCCAGAAAGGCGACCGGGTGCTGGTCATGCTGCCGCGTCTGGTGGAATGGTGGGAAAGCGTGCTGGGCTTGATGAAGCTGGGCGCTGTGCCTATTCCCTGCACCGTCCTGCTGACACCCAAAGATATTCAGTTTCGCGCCGAAACCGCCAGACCTGTTGCCATTATCACCGATCACGACAACGCGCCCAAGTACGACGAAGTGCGCGACCAATGTCCCTCCATACGCGGCGCGATCATCATCGGCTCCTTCCGGCCACGCTGGACCTCCTACGCCGAGGTCGTCGCCGAGGGTTCACCCACCTTCAAGCCGACGCCAACGAAAAGCACCGACCCCTGCCTGATCTACTTTACGAGCGGCACCGTCGGCTATCCCAAGATGGTCCTGCACACCCACGCCTCCTACGGCATCGGACACAACGTCACCGGCAAATACTGGCTGGACCTACGCCCCGACGATCTGCACTGGAACGTGTCGGAGATGGGCTGGGCCAAAGCCGCCTGGAGCAACCTGTTTGGCCCCTGGAGCCAGGGCGCCTCCATGTTCATTCAGGACGCGCGCGGCAAGTTCAACCCCAAAGAGACCTTGACCTTCCTGGCAAAGTACCCTATTAGCACCTTCTGCGCCCCGCCCACCGTCTATCGCCTGCTCGTTCTGGAAGACCTGAAAGCCTACCCGCTCAAGGCGCTGCGCCACTGCGTCGGCGCGGGCGAGCCGCTGAACCCCGAAGTCATTGCCACCTGGCAAGAGGCCACCGGCCTGACGATCCGCGACGGCTACGGCCAGACCGAAACAGTGCTGCTTTGCGGCAACTTCCCGCCGCTGCCGGTGAAGCCGGGGTCAATGGGCAAGCCCTCGCCCGGCTTTTATCTTTCGGTCATTGACGACGCGGGCAACGAACTGCCACCTCACAAAGAGGGGGATATTGCCATCAAGATCAAGCCGAACCGCCCGCTGGGACTCTTTCAAGAATATTGGAATAACCCCGACGCGATGACCCGCTCCTTCAAGGGCGACTGGTATATCACCGGGGACCGCGCCTATAAAGATGAGGACGGCTACTTCTGGTTCGTGGGCCGCGCCGATGATGTCATCATCTCCGCTGGCTATCGCATCGGGCCGTTCGAGGTGGAAAGCGCGCTGGTCGAGCATCCAGCGGTAGCCGAGTCCGCCGTTGTCGCCAGCCCCGACGAAATGCGCGGCGAAATCGTCAAGGCGTTTGTCATCCTGGCCCCCGGCCACACCGCCTCGGACCACTTGGCCGAAGAGCTGCAAGAGTACGTCAAAAAAGTCACCGCGCCCTATAAGTACCCGCGCGAGATCGAATTTGTCACCGAGCTGCCCAAGACGATCAGCGGCAAGATTCGCCGCGTGGAACTGCGCGAGCGCGAGCGCGCTCGCAAGTCCGGCAAATAA
- a CDS encoding AAA family ATPase: MPGALLVLISGPPGAGKTTLGARIARELGVPFFNKDGIKELLFDTLGWKDREWSRQLGIASTVLLFHVIERQLAAGCSLVAESAFQIEFDVPRLKRLQELYQFQTVEAHCTAETDALLARFVRRGQLGERHPGHGDQTETAELRANLERGVYGPLSPPGEALIVDTTDFASLDDRGLMQRLAAKAGWPRG; this comes from the coding sequence ATGCCAGGAGCATTGCTGGTTCTGATCTCCGGGCCGCCGGGCGCTGGAAAAACGACGCTGGGAGCGAGGATTGCCAGGGAGCTTGGCGTCCCTTTTTTCAACAAAGATGGCATCAAGGAGCTATTATTCGATACGCTGGGCTGGAAAGATCGGGAGTGGTCCAGGCAGCTTGGGATTGCCAGCACTGTGCTGCTCTTTCATGTGATCGAGCGTCAGCTTGCTGCGGGGTGTTCGCTCGTGGCCGAGAGCGCCTTTCAGATTGAATTTGATGTACCCAGGCTGAAGCGGTTGCAGGAACTGTATCAGTTTCAGACAGTGGAGGCGCATTGTACGGCAGAGACCGACGCGCTGCTGGCGCGCTTTGTCCGGCGCGGTCAATTGGGCGAGCGCCACCCTGGGCATGGAGATCAGACCGAGACGGCGGAACTGCGCGCCAATCTGGAGCGCGGCGTTTATGGACCGCTCAGCCCGCCTGGCGAGGCGCTGATCGTTGATACGACTGACTTTGCCAGCCTTGATGATCGGGGGCTGATGCAGCGCCTTGCTGCGAAAGCTGGCTGGCCGCGCGGATGA
- the nifS gene encoding cysteine desulfurase NifS: MASDRITYLDHAATTPTDPRVVEAMLPYFSQAYGNASSIYALGRAAQKALDEAREQIAAILDCRPTELIFTGCGSESDNLAVKGAAQANQKKGNHIITSAIEHHAILHTCQYLEKFGYEVTYLPVDRYGRVAPAAVERAITDKTILVSIMYANNEVGTIQPISEIGQICRARRIPFHTDAVQAGGALDLNVNRLSVDMLSLSAHKFYGPKGVGILYIRQGTRILPQLQGGSQERNRRAGTENVPGIVGAGEALRLAYAELETTNTRLRAQRDQLIARLLTIPGTHLTGHPTERLPNNASFCFERIEGESVLLSLDMLGIAASSGSACTSASLDPSHVLLAMGIPTELAHGSLRLTLGKENTQDDVDAIAQALPGIIEKLRALSPLSVAG, translated from the coding sequence ATGGCCTCAGACCGCATAACCTATCTTGACCATGCCGCCACGACCCCCACCGATCCGCGTGTGGTCGAGGCCATGCTGCCCTATTTCTCGCAGGCGTATGGCAACGCCAGCAGCATTTACGCGCTGGGTCGCGCGGCGCAGAAAGCCCTCGACGAAGCGCGCGAGCAGATCGCCGCGATCCTCGATTGCCGACCCACCGAACTGATCTTCACCGGCTGCGGCTCCGAGAGCGATAACCTGGCCGTCAAGGGCGCTGCCCAGGCGAACCAGAAAAAGGGCAACCATATCATCACCTCGGCCATCGAGCATCACGCCATCCTGCATACCTGCCAGTATCTCGAAAAGTTCGGCTACGAGGTCACGTATCTCCCAGTCGATCGCTACGGGCGGGTCGCTCCTGCCGCTGTCGAACGAGCCATCACCGATAAGACCATCCTCGTGTCGATCATGTACGCCAACAACGAGGTTGGCACGATCCAGCCGATCAGCGAGATCGGCCAGATATGCCGGGCGCGGCGCATCCCCTTCCATACCGACGCTGTGCAGGCGGGCGGCGCGCTCGATCTCAACGTCAACCGGCTGAGCGTGGATATGCTCTCGCTTTCGGCCCACAAGTTCTATGGCCCCAAGGGCGTAGGCATCCTTTACATCCGCCAGGGGACGCGCATCCTGCCGCAGTTGCAGGGCGGCTCGCAGGAGCGCAACCGCCGCGCTGGCACCGAAAACGTGCCGGGCATCGTCGGCGCTGGCGAAGCCCTGCGTCTGGCCTACGCCGAACTGGAAACGACCAACACACGCCTGCGCGCCCAGCGCGATCAATTGATCGCGCGGCTGCTGACGATCCCCGGCACGCATCTCACCGGCCATCCAACCGAGCGGCTGCCCAACAACGCCAGCTTTTGCTTCGAGCGCATCGAGGGCGAATCGGTCTTGCTGAGCCTGGATATGCTGGGCATTGCCGCCTCCAGCGGCTCGGCCTGCACCTCCGCCTCGCTCGACCCGTCGCACGTCTTGCTGGCAATGGGCATTCCGACGGAACTCGCTCACGGCAGCCTGCGGCTCACACTGGGCAAAGAAAACACCCAGGATGATGTAGACGCCATCGCTCAGGCGCTCCCCGGCATCATCGAAAAACTGCGCGCGCTCTCGCCGCTCTCAGTGGCAGGCTGA
- a CDS encoding HAMP domain-containing sensor histidine kinase, producing the protein MPYDAQLPSPHPGQSQLRGQDRLLRYVFLVAGLLVAYQLGVILLAPSWADTVTGWFRASLAWPEVFLLLLLSLWLTRAHRPEALTWWLLSIAMLGYAIGKTLLVVFTNLVFQNPPPFPWWSDFFYLLTFPCFFLAPFFWPGVRVYRHSRLNRAKLALDTLLVIGAAAALSWDLLLAPIFMRSATPWLGKAVNLAYPVGDLAGIFVLSVLLLRSGRRYGRGAILSLLILVALCLIIADSWAAWLHLYVRNDPGRLPDLLFLIASLLLPLAALMQFRFARREPVTTTAQRETHAAVGFKRKDVLESIRFLLPFAAVLLASLGLEAHLLFAPQPFVRALTIYLVMLALLLLALARQGVVFLDHARLLREREATRANELALHEANRQMETFLGMASHELRTPLTSITLHIQLARRRIQHLKLHEAGSFSKEERAFHLLDTHLLKTEALLRQQKRLINELLDVSRIRAGRLELHLEPTDLATIARAVVEEQREAWPERSIQLHLPAGESTLISADPDRIEQVVTNYLTNALRYSQEDRPVELGVQGESQHARVWVRDQGPGLPQEEQERIWERFHRAPGIEVQSGSGAGLGIGLYLSKTIIEHHGGQVGVQSVLAQGATFWFTLPLAPPAEGQRR; encoded by the coding sequence ATGCCGTATGATGCTCAGTTGCCCTCGCCACATCCGGGTCAGAGCCAGCTACGCGGACAGGATCGACTGCTGCGCTATGTTTTCCTGGTGGCCGGTCTGTTAGTCGCTTACCAACTGGGGGTGATCCTGCTCGCCCCCAGTTGGGCAGATACAGTTACAGGCTGGTTCCGCGCGTCCCTCGCCTGGCCGGAAGTCTTTCTGCTGCTGCTGCTCAGTCTGTGGCTCACGCGCGCCCACCGTCCAGAGGCGCTGACCTGGTGGCTGTTGAGTATAGCGATGCTGGGCTACGCGATTGGGAAGACCCTGCTGGTAGTGTTCACCAACCTCGTCTTTCAGAACCCGCCGCCTTTTCCCTGGTGGTCCGATTTCTTCTATCTCCTCACATTCCCCTGTTTTTTTCTGGCCCCCTTCTTCTGGCCCGGCGTGCGCGTGTATCGCCACTCAAGGCTGAACCGCGCGAAATTGGCCTTAGATACTCTCCTCGTAATCGGCGCGGCAGCGGCGCTCTCCTGGGATTTACTCCTGGCCCCAATCTTCATGAGGAGCGCAACCCCCTGGCTGGGGAAGGCCGTCAATCTCGCCTATCCCGTTGGAGACCTCGCTGGCATCTTTGTGCTGAGCGTGCTGCTCTTGCGCTCAGGACGCCGCTACGGGCGCGGCGCCATCCTGAGCCTGCTGATCCTGGTTGCCCTCTGCTTGATCATCGCCGATTCCTGGGCAGCCTGGCTGCATCTGTATGTCAGAAACGATCCGGGCCGTCTTCCCGATCTGTTGTTTTTGATCGCCTCGCTCCTGCTTCCCCTGGCTGCGCTGATGCAATTTCGCTTTGCCCGGCGCGAGCCGGTCACAACAACAGCGCAGAGAGAGACCCACGCCGCTGTGGGCTTCAAGCGGAAAGATGTGCTGGAAAGCATCCGTTTTCTTTTGCCCTTCGCGGCAGTGCTGCTGGCGAGTCTGGGGCTGGAAGCCCACCTCCTGTTCGCGCCACAACCATTCGTAAGGGCGCTGACGATCTATCTGGTTATGCTGGCGCTGCTGCTGCTGGCGCTGGCTCGCCAGGGCGTCGTCTTCCTGGACCATGCACGGCTGCTGCGTGAACGCGAAGCGACGCGCGCCAACGAACTGGCGCTGCACGAAGCCAACCGACAAATGGAGACCTTTTTGGGCATGGCAAGCCACGAACTGAGAACCCCCCTGACCTCCATCACCCTGCATATCCAACTGGCGCGGCGGCGCATCCAACATCTCAAGCTCCATGAGGCAGGCAGCTTCTCTAAAGAGGAGCGGGCATTTCACCTGCTGGATACCCACCTGTTGAAGACCGAGGCGCTGCTCCGGCAGCAAAAGCGATTAATCAACGAACTTCTGGATGTCTCCCGCATTCGGGCTGGACGGCTGGAACTCCACCTGGAGCCAACCGATCTGGCAACTATTGCGCGGGCAGTGGTCGAGGAGCAGCGCGAAGCCTGGCCGGAGCGCAGCATTCAGCTTCACCTGCCAGCAGGAGAGTCCACGCTGATCTCCGCCGACCCTGACCGGATTGAGCAGGTCGTCACCAATTACCTGACCAATGCGCTGCGTTACTCCCAGGAAGATCGCCCGGTGGAACTGGGCGTGCAGGGAGAGTCGCAGCACGCGCGCGTCTGGGTACGCGACCAGGGGCCAGGGCTGCCGCAAGAGGAACAAGAGCGCATATGGGAACGGTTTCATCGCGCGCCGGGGATTGAGGTCCAGAGCGGCTCAGGCGCCGGGCTGGGGATTGGCCTCTATCTCAGCAAGACCATCATCGAACATCATGGTGGGCAGGTCGGGGTCCAGAGCGTCCTGGCGCAAGGGGCAACGTTCTGGTTTACCCTCCCGCTGGCGCCTCCAGCGGAGGGGCAGAGGCGCTGA
- a CDS encoding protein kinase — protein sequence MSNLTLSTLGPYRLLSLLGVGGMAEIYRAHDPRLDREVAMKVLPFDLAKQPGFLERFRREARVVARLDHPNIMPIYDFGEEGGVMYVVMPLIEGGTLRDRIVERGACSLREAAAILYQVAQALHEAHQHALVHRDVKPANILLAPGGRAVLADFGIAFALADQREKGLTQVGMGIGTAEYMSPEQARGEQVDHRADVYALGIVLFQALTGRVPFTATDHFSTALKQIHEPPPAPRSLNPDIPPAVEAVILKALAKEPDRRFQSAAAFGAALAEAIPGAHLAGAPPGRRAAAQVRRAPWSAWGDTVNGESMTIPWLPRNGAARGAFRPAGVAASGYQASGSGSGSRSKGWVVLFTLALALLVVGGAFATVGGLRALHNRASVNRASSPPTLARQQPTTAPATSPTATATEAPNPAAVYYMAQFFQLIQADLFQGDQLGDQMSVSNDEYQALEGSKGTLYQSGDADQFGRAFGTGTMISDQVGTTRFVALVDRFYTPAQARQYYQHEAGMLSQSVSLSVGEQALAGLARIKEDRASYRLIVQDRNVVVTFATPRTATPQAFQEYFAKLGQIIDQRGHRCQFTANLAPVPGSPALCTQP from the coding sequence ATGAGCAATCTGACGCTCTCAACTCTTGGCCCCTATCGGCTGCTCTCGCTGCTGGGTGTCGGCGGCATGGCCGAAATCTATCGCGCCCACGACCCCCGCCTGGATCGAGAGGTGGCGATGAAAGTGCTGCCGTTTGATCTGGCAAAGCAGCCTGGCTTTTTAGAACGATTTCGCCGTGAGGCTCGTGTGGTCGCCAGGCTAGATCACCCCAATATTATGCCGATCTATGATTTTGGCGAAGAGGGCGGCGTGATGTATGTGGTGATGCCGTTGATCGAGGGCGGCACGTTGCGCGACCGTATTGTTGAGCGTGGCGCTTGCTCGCTGCGTGAGGCGGCGGCGATTCTGTATCAGGTGGCCCAGGCGCTGCACGAGGCGCATCAACACGCGCTGGTGCATCGAGACGTGAAACCCGCCAATATTCTGCTGGCGCCGGGCGGACGCGCGGTGCTGGCTGATTTTGGCATTGCTTTTGCGCTGGCCGATCAGCGCGAAAAGGGCCTGACACAAGTGGGCATGGGCATTGGCACTGCGGAATATATGTCGCCAGAGCAGGCGCGCGGCGAGCAGGTCGATCACCGCGCCGATGTCTATGCCCTGGGAATCGTCTTGTTTCAGGCGCTCACCGGGCGCGTACCCTTTACGGCTACCGATCATTTTTCGACGGCGCTCAAGCAGATCCATGAGCCGCCACCCGCGCCGCGCAGCCTGAACCCCGACATTCCGCCTGCGGTTGAGGCGGTCATTCTGAAGGCGCTGGCGAAAGAGCCAGATCGGCGCTTTCAGAGCGCAGCCGCCTTTGGCGCGGCGCTGGCCGAAGCGATACCAGGAGCGCATCTCGCTGGCGCACCGCCGGGCAGGCGCGCGGCTGCGCAGGTGCGCAGAGCGCCCTGGAGCGCCTGGGGAGATACGGTAAACGGCGAATCCATGACCATACCCTGGCTGCCCAGGAATGGCGCGGCGCGGGGCGCGTTTCGGCCTGCGGGCGTAGCCGCTTCTGGCTATCAAGCAAGTGGGTCTGGGAGCGGGAGCAGGAGCAAGGGCTGGGTGGTTCTCTTTACGCTGGCGCTGGCGCTGCTGGTGGTTGGTGGCGCATTTGCCACGGTTGGGGGGCTGCGCGCCCTTCATAATAGGGCGTCCGTTAATAGGGCGTCTTCTCCACCGACACTTGCCAGGCAGCAGCCAACCACTGCGCCCGCCACCAGCCCAACGGCGACGGCAACGGAAGCTCCCAACCCGGCTGCCGTGTATTATATGGCGCAGTTCTTTCAACTGATACAAGCCGACCTGTTCCAGGGCGATCAATTGGGCGACCAGATGAGCGTCTCCAATGATGAGTATCAGGCGTTGGAAGGCTCGAAGGGAACACTCTACCAGAGCGGCGACGCCGATCAATTTGGCCGCGCCTTTGGCACCGGGACCATGATAAGCGATCAGGTGGGCACGACGCGCTTTGTGGCACTGGTTGATCGCTTTTATACCCCCGCCCAGGCCCGGCAGTATTATCAGCACGAGGCTGGTATGCTCTCCCAGTCGGTCTCGCTGTCGGTCGGGGAACAGGCATTGGCCGGGCTGGCGCGGATAAAAGAGGATCGGGCGTCGTATCGCCTGATCGTGCAGGACCGCAATGTGGTCGTGACCTTTGCTACCCCGCGCACGGCCACGCCACAGGCGTTTCAGGAGTACTTTGCGAAGTTGGGGCAGATCATCGATCAGCGCGGCCATCGCTGCCAGTTCACAGCCAACCTCGCGCCTGTGCCTGGCTCTCCGGCTCTTTGTACCCAACCATAA